The genomic region GCGATCTGTGCCGTTTGACTTGAGTGATCCTGAACTTCGAGGGACGGTAAACGATCCCGGCACCAAGCATACATCTTCTCAACATTCGAAGCGTTGACCACCAGGAGGTAATCCTCCTCGCCCATTTTATAGACGAGAAAATCATCGAGGATGCCCCCGTCCTCACGGCATGCAACGGTATAGAGGATGGAAGATTCGCCGAGAGAGGAAAGGTCATTGCTCACAATTCGCTGAAGTCCCTCGAGAGCCCCTGGCCCGCTGATGCGGATCTCCCCCATGTGGCTGACATCGAAGAGGCCGGCATTCTGGCGAACGGACTGATGCTCCTTGAACAGCCCATCATAGGAAACCGGAAGTTCCCAGCCGTGGAAGTCTACTAGTCGAGCGCCCATTTTCTCGTGCCATGAATGAAGCGGTGATTTCTTGAGAGTTTTCATTGAGGCTTTCAGGATGTCCTCCTGTCTTCCTCCCGACTCAGGAGGATCTTCCCTGTATGGCTTTCCGGGCAGTCCAGAATCCCTCTGGGCGGGCCCTCATAGACAAGCCCACCACCCTGGGGGCCTCCCTCGGGACCCAGGTCGACCAGCCAGTCGGCCTCCCGGATGATGTCGGGATTGTGTTCAATAATAATGACCGAATGGCCCCTGTCAACCAGGCGGTGAAGGATCCCCATGAGAGTACGAACATCTTCAAAGTGAAGACCGGTACTGGGTTCATCGAGTATGTAAAGCGTTCGCGAACGGTTCCGTCTCCCCAGTTCCTTCGCGATCTTCAGGCGCTGGGCCTCGCCCCCGGACAGGGATGTGGCACTCTGGCCCAGACGGAGATAGGAAAGACCCACATCCCGAAGACTCCCCAGTGACGAAGCCACCTTGGGCACCTCGGAAAAATGATCGAGTGCCTGCTCAATCGTCATGTCCAGAACTTCCGAGATATTCTTGCCACGATAATGGATTTCCCGCGTTTCCCGATTGAAGCGCTTCCCCCTGCATTGCTCGCAGGGGACAAAGGCCGGAGGCAGGAAGTGCAGGGTTACCTTTCGCTGCCCTTCGCCCTTGCAGGTCTCACAGCGCCCCCCCTTGATATTGAAACTGAATCGACCCGGACCGTAGCCGCGAAGCCGGCTTTCGGGCAAAGAGGCAAAGAGATCGCGAATCACTCCCCAGGCTCCACTGAAGGTCGCAGGATTGCTCCGGGGAGAACGCCCAATGGGCGCCTGATTCACATGAATCACATCCCCGAGATGCTCGCTCCCGAGAACTTCGTCACAGAGACCCGGTCGCTCCGTGCTGCCGCAAAGGTCCCGGGAAAGTGTTGCATAAAGGACATCGTGAACCAGGCTGCTCTTGCCGCTCCCGGACACCCCGCTCACACAGCTGAGGCGCGCGAGGGGAAAACGAACCCGAAGCCCCTTCAGGTTGTGTTGACGGGCACCCCGAACTTCCAGAAAGTCCGAAGGAAGCTCTCTTGGCTCCCGAAACTCGCCCGTATCTTCGCTAAGGCAACGGCCCGTGGGGCTATCTGCATTGCCGCGCAAATCCTCCAGGCTCCCCTGAGCCACCACGTTCCCGCCGTGTTCTCCCGCACCCGGGCCGAGGTCGATAATCCAGTCGGCCCTTTCCATGGTCTCCCGATCGTGTTCGACAAGGAGAATCGTGTTCCCCCGATCCCGCAAAGTGTGAAGCGTGTCGAGCAGGGCATGGTGGTCTTTCAGGTGAAGCCCGATGCTGGGTTCATCGAGAATGTATAAGACCCCGGTCATGCTGGTTCCAACCTGTTCTGCCAGAGAGAGACGCTGGCGTTCTCCTCCTGAAAGTGTGTTGGCTCTTCGATTCAGGGACAGGTAGCCAAGCCCGACTTTT from Candidatus Krumholzibacteriia bacterium harbors:
- the uvrA gene encoding excinuclease ABC subunit UvrA, producing the protein MSRKAPPIRIFGARENNLRNIDLEIPRYSITVLTGLSGSGKSSLALDTLFAEGQRRYVESLSSQARQLLGELGKPDVDLIEGLSPAVAVTQHSTQAGPRSTVGTISEIGNFLRLLYARLGELGEGSQGFHLDRKGILERLKGLEEDSSLTLFAPVLEERKGAQKRLLDRLRKSGIVRVRLNGEVVDLDDLPSLPAQQRNSVDAVVDRILLREKSHKRLSAGLDRALALGSGRVRILCGKEEWTFSLASAERGSLPKLSPGLFSFNSRSGACPACQGMGTQMKLSESLLIRDESLSLEKGAIDILKGARGSWLYVQVEALANALDFSMKVPYSSLSRETRRLLLYGNGEKGISIELQTPRGRRSRNYEGLLPYLERRYRETSSTPLRKLIEKAMAKDPCPECKGQRLGAEALRVRLGGLNFAELSSLSLDELLPFFDRLGFSGARGAVASEILPEIRSRLGFLRKVGLGYLSLNRRANTLSGGERQRLSLAEQVGTSMTGVLYILDEPSIGLHLKDHHALLDTLHTLRDRGNTILLVEHDRETMERADWIIDLGPGAGEHGGNVVAQGSLEDLRGNADSPTGRCLSEDTGEFREPRELPSDFLEVRGARQHNLKGLRVRFPLARLSCVSGVSGSGKSSLVHDVLYATLSRDLCGSTERPGLCDEVLGSEHLGDVIHVNQAPIGRSPRSNPATFSGAWGVIRDLFASLPESRLRGYGPGRFSFNIKGGRCETCKGEGQRKVTLHFLPPAFVPCEQCRGKRFNRETREIHYRGKNISEVLDMTIEQALDHFSEVPKVASSLGSLRDVGLSYLRLGQSATSLSGGEAQRLKIAKELGRRNRSRTLYILDEPSTGLHFEDVRTLMGILHRLVDRGHSVIIIEHNPDIIREADWLVDLGPEGGPQGGGLVYEGPPRGILDCPESHTGKILLSREEDRRTS